Part of the Methanobacterium paludis genome is shown below.
ATTCCCTCAGACTCAAAAATCTGGTGGCAAAACACTTCAACATCCATGTGAGCGAGATCCACACCAGAGTTATAGGAGAACATGGAGACCATATGGTTCCACTTGTAAGTTCAACCTCAATAGGAGGTATTCTGGTTAAATATTTCTCAAATTACGATTCTTTCGACATTGACAAAATAATTCAAAATGTCAAAAATGCAGGAAATTATGTGATAAGTAAGAAAGGTTCTACAGAGTACGGACCTGCCTTTGCAATCTCAAACATCATTAGTATAATTCTAAACGATCAAAAAAAGATATTGACAGTCAGCACTTATCTTGAAAGTGAAATAGAAGCTGTTAACGATGTTTGTTTAGGTGTTCCTGTTAAACTGGGAATTAATGGAATAGAACGAGTAATTCGTATAAAAATGACAGAAAAGGAAAAAAAAGCATTCTTAAAAGCAGCTGAAGCTGTAAAAGATACTACAAAGGAAGTTATGAAATCTTTAGATGAAACAGATTTAGGTGAAATAAAATTAAATGAACAGATGAATAATTGAACTTAAAATCAGTTAATCAAAGAAAATCAGAAGTTAATCAAATAATAAAATAGGAATAGTGGGTAACCCCATTTCGTTCCCTTTTTGATTTTTTACTTAATTATTCCATTGGATTGCTTTCATTTTTTGTTGTATTAGTTTTAGACGAAGTTGAGTTCTTTTTAGTTGAAGTTCCTGAAGAG
Proteins encoded:
- a CDS encoding malate dehydrogenase, with product MKVSVIGASGRVGKATAFCLAEEDVVDELVLLGREKSLDRLEGEALDMYDALAAKDIGVIITASADMEDVKDSDIVVITSGIPRSADMSRIDVAVPNAKIVAEYSREIAKYAPNSIILVITNPVDVMTYVALKASGFDKNKVFGLGNHLDSLRLKNLVAKHFNIHVSEIHTRVIGEHGDHMVPLVSSTSIGGILVKYFSNYDSFDIDKIIQNVKNAGNYVISKKGSTEYGPAFAISNIISIILNDQKKILTVSTYLESEIEAVNDVCLGVPVKLGINGIERVIRIKMTEKEKKAFLKAAEAVKDTTKEVMKSLDETDLGEIKLNEQMNN